CTCTTGGTTCATACATATGCAAGCACATATAATGTTTCCTAGTGGTTAGAGCTTCTCTCCAATAGTGGCTTCGCATTATAGGGATAAATAAAGGTACATAAGAGGAGCCTGATTTGACCTTTTGATCCATTAGAAGAATGAGCCTAAGCTTTTAGAAATCGAGAAGTTCTGGTACTTATTTCATATATTGCTGCAGCAATAGAAGTAACACTAACTCCAATAACTGGAGCGAAGATTGTAGTGGTAAGGATAAAGATAGTGGTAGTGGCATAGAGAGTCACGAAAGTAGAAACTACATCAGTTATTGTAGCAATTTCAGATTCTAGTTGCTAAGATAGCAATAACTTTCTCACTCTTGCCCAAGGAGGAAGCTAAAACCTCTAATCCCTACGAAAAAATGGCTTTCTTATTCTTAATGGGGTCTAGTTTACTAAACATGTCGAACATTATCTTTTTACTCATTTTGTCTAAGGAGGCTATGGCTACGATGTCTATCTGTATTTATTTTCTCAAGCCTCTATTTGAATGATACATGTTTCCCTTTGAGAAGTCTTGATATATTGATGAAAGCTCGAAGATATTTTAGATCATCCAGTAAGTCAATTTCTCTTTCTCTCCACCTCTCATAGATCTTTTTCCATCCTTGCAAATTTTATTCCCTTCTTGATTAATGGTAAATAGATATCCCAGGAGACCTCAACTACTGTAGGTCTGATCTGCTCGACAGAGGCGATTCCATATGTTGGGTCTTATAGTAAGGAAAGAATCTTGATATTCCTTAACCATGGGGAGGCCAAATTTCTCGCCATAGTAAGTCATATCACATCCGTCCTATCTTCAAAATATGGTTCAagtatcctttttctttttcaaattcaaCGAGCTCTACTATCAAGGCATACTTGAGAATCTTGACATTCTGCCTGATAGTTTGGAGATAGTGCATTAGCATCCATTTACCAATTTGAAGCTTATAAAATCTCTTTCATAAAGAAGAGTCTTCAATACTCATTTTCTTTTTCAAGTAACCATATGGGTGGTCTAATAAGATGGTAACATATCCACCAAATAGTAGCTTAGAATTGAAATACGAATATagcaaaaaattattaattaaaataactttttactgtagaagtcctcaATGGAAGCTATtcaaatttcataaaatatttcttaGTGCTCGACCTAAGCAACCATAGCAGACCAAGACCCTAAAGAGGCTATCAAGTTCAAAGACACTCTTCTAGTACTGGAAGATGAAGGGCAAGTCATTGTCGATGAACTAGTAGAAGTGAATCTGGAGATCAAGAACCCAAGCCAACCTATGCCTTTTCCTCATCCTCACTGCCTTCTCACCTAGGATAGATTTCAtttttctcctctccctctctttctttctctctctctctctctctcatgcaatCTTAAATCAACaaaggaggaaaaagatgaaaaaaaactaTTGAAAAATGATTAGAATAGAGTCTCGGACCATATGTATTGATGGAAGGAGAGAGACCTTATATTGAAAGACTTGGCTCTCTAAGCTAATTACAACTTAGATAATGAAccattaattataataatattgatAAGGAAAGCTAGAGCTCTCTGAGCTAATTATGACTTAAATAATGGATTATTAACTATAAGAATACTAATAAGGAGAGCTAGAGCTCTCTGAGCCAAGTACAAGTGGGAAAAACAGAGGATGATACTCTTTTCTTTTATTCTCTAGACCACTATTGTAGTAACATGAACTGTCCTATTTTGCTCTTAAAGATTAGAAACAAGGTGTAAGGTTTGTAGAGGATTATAGCAGACTGGTGAAGTTCTATCATCAAACTAAAAGATCTGGAGCTAGCATGAAGACATTTGGTGAAAATGTATGTATGACGGTATATGATTAAGGTTCTGAAGGCTTACATatcttaattatttattaatgcgTGGTTTTCTTTTTCTGTGCTCCAGTTGGCTGCAGTATTTTTCCTATATTAATAACTAAAGACATATATACTAGAAGTTAAGTTGCATAACAAAGTTACAGATCAGGAAAAAAAATGACATGTTAGAGAAAGTATCAAGTAGTCTAGGTTTGTATGATTCGTGGGCACTATCTCATGTTTATATGCAGCATCCAACCCTATGATGCTGCATTCCTGAAACAAGAGCACTCTATTAGATGATGGGAGCAGATTGATTCTTGCCCCAACATCTGATCAGATTTGCTTCTATCTTCATATGAAAGAAAAGGATAAGATTGTAACCCCTTGTGATCGCAATTGATCGTTGTGATGAATGCTTCCTTCATCCTACTGCACAGCAATTCGTTGTGATCGAACAAGCTGTAACTTTATTGGGATTTTGTGATCTTTGTGGTACAAAGGagactttggaacatattttatTGGAATGCTCTTGCAAAAATCTTATAGCATTTTATTAATATAGAGTTGTCCATCGACATCTTTTTTTCcatccaaaaggcctacagatgcCCAAGCACTTATTGCTTATGAGGGATGGCTCCTTTGGTCCGCTAGGAATGAAAGATTCTTTCAAAATCTAACCAATGATCCTTCGTGTATAGCTCGTCAAACCATGCGAATGGCCATGGAATTCTGCAAAATAACATCGGGCTTGTCTCCATCAAACTAGTGGCACTAGGATAGCTACAGCTCAAGTAGCTCACCTCCTCAATGGTCTATTGGGTACCTCCTTTCCATGGCTTGGTGAAAATAACCTTTAATGACTCTTTCAAAGAACTTTCCAATACCAGTTACATTATCAGGTAATATCTTGGTAGAGTTGTTCAAATAGGAGTAATAGTCATTTCATCTATTATGATTGTACTTGCCGAATTATGTGCTACTTGGGAGGGACTATTGACCAACTTCTTCATTTTAAATTGTACCAAAGTTGTCTCAAAAAGTGATTCTATTACTATTATCAACTAGATAGGTGATGACACTTCTATCTCCCATTCTCATCCGCTCCTCCAAGTTATTCAAAACAAAGCTTCAAGGTTAGATTCATTTTAGACGGTACACAACTGATTGGCTGGCCAGAAGGCACAATAATGGTGATTATAGTAATGCATCAAAGAGCCATGCTAATGTATCTATCCTAATCCAATTCGATGCCATAGGTTGTACTTTCATATGTTTTTAATTAGAGCTGTCAATTTGGGTTAGATCCATCGGGTTGACCCACCCCATCATGTAAATGGGACAGGTTGGGTTCATATTTTAGCAACCTATTTTAAAGTAGGTTAAATGACCCATCCTATTTGGGTTGGTGGGTCAGGGCGGGTCAACCCATCTTAATAGCTGATTCTGAAATTATGTGGAAGCGAGAGAGGAGAGAGTGAAAGAGGTGATGATGACATTATATGGGGAAGCACCCAGTGTCCATCATCTCCATCTCTCCCAAGAACTTGAGGGCCTCCTCGGCATTGCTTTCCTTGCAACAAGGATCTAGTGTCGTGTTGTAAGTGACAATTGTGGGCTGGATGCTGACGTTGGGCGAGGAAGGCAATCTCGGAGTGATCGAAGCTGGGTTGGTGCTCGGCCCAGCGAAAGAATCAAAGGGAGAGGCATGGGTGGCAGCGGAGAGGAAGAAGTCGCAGGTGAAGGCGTGTGGGCTCGAATGCAAGGATGTTGGAGAAGAGGATCTCGACGATGAGGTTTGGAGATTTGGGTCTTGAGATGGGAGGACAGTTtggaggagaagaggagggagaCGAGCCTGAGGGTGGCGGTGgcagaggaggagaaggagaagggcatCTAGGTTGGGTTTTAGGTTCACGGCTTCTTTCGTCTCCTCCTTGCCTTCATTAGAGATAAtgagaaaaagatgagagaaaaTTCAGAATTCCAAGCTTCTCGGTGCCCGCATCGCAGCCCCCAGCCCCCCCTTCTCCCCTACTCCTCGACGAGCACATCCTGACCCCCTGCGAGCTCCTCTGTGCTCTCCGACGCTCACATCCCGGTGCCCCCACCACCTTCCCTCCCCGTCCTGGTGCCCGCAGGCCGCATCCCGACCCCCCGCGAGCTCCCTGCGCTCTCCACCGCTCGTATCCCGACCCCCCTCCTCCCCCCCTCCCTGGCGAGCTCCTCCTCCTCGACGCCATGCTCCCGCCTCTCCCTGCTCCTCGACTATCTTCTCCATCCCAACACCCGCACCTCGATCCCCTGCGACTCCCCCTACGGCCGCACGTACCCCGCCCCCTGCCCTGGCACCCACACCCCACCCTACCCTTCACGCCCCTTCCCCATGACGCCCCCCACGACTGCGCTCACATCCCCTCATGCCCCCCCTCCCACTCCCTGGCAGGTttacgatttttttttctttttttttggagaattttGGTGGgttgatccatttaatccgtAGCCCATGGCGGATCGGATTGGAAACCCTGCTCCTCGACTAGCTCCTCCGTCCCGATACCCGCACCTCGATCCCCTGTGACTCCCCCTACGGCCGCACGCACCCCGCCCCCCGCCCTAGCATCcacaccccaccccaccccccacGCCCCTTCCCCATGACACTCCCCACGACTGCGCTCACATCCCCCCATGCCCCCCCTCCCACTCCCTGACaggtttatgtttttttttttttttgaaaaattttaatggattgatccatttaatccgtAGCCCATAGCGGATCAGATTGGATTGAGATTTTTCCAACCCGCTAGTTAAACAGGCCAGCCCACCCCATCCCGTTTAAAGATGAGTCAGGCGGGCTGACCCGTCTTGACAGCTCTATTTTTAATCTTTCTCTACCATCCCCTAttatacccaaaaaataaaaaaataaaaataaagaaaaagaaaaggaggctGCAACTTAAATAATTTCTATTTTGTTATAGTTGGAATCCATCCTGGACCAGAAGCACTAGAGTGGGGCAACATCTGATGTGTTGATGGTGATCggacctgcaaaaaaaaattctcaccaGAGGTGGCCCCGATGGAGACCTTTTACGCTCAAGTCAGATTTTACACAACAGAAGAGAAAGAGCAAGCATTTATAAGAGGGAGAGGAGGTGCACTTGGAGGGTTTTTgtttttctctttatataggtGAGGTGGGAGTCCTTgtaggaagagagagaaggtcgtaaaaattttttttgcccctAATTATGTCTCTGAGTAGCATTGTGCCTGGCTCCCTAGCTTTCTTGAATATTGCCACTTCTCAACACGTAGAAGCTACCGTCATAAGGGCGGGAGTTCCCTGACAAGGGCCGTCTACCTTATTTAAAAGGATGATATGACTGGACCGTAGAGATGTCTCTAGAATTGATGGCTAAAAGGCTCGGTCCATATGAGAGTCAGTCATCCGAATCTAGATTGTTTGTCGAAGTCTGAATTGATGACCAAAATCTGGAGTTGACAGCTAAGGTGGGGATCGATGTTGTAGCCTTGGGAGCTCTTTTGGCGTATGTCTTCGGTATGACTGAAGTACCACCCCCAATATACTGGCCCTTTCGTGGTCCAGGTTGGTGGGTGGTATTGCCTCATAGTACGTAGGGGCCATCCTCATTAATGATATGAGTTGACAGCTAGAGACAGCACGGCTATAAAGAGGCCCCTTGGGGTCGATGGCCAAAGCCAGAAGTGGAGGCCGATACCAGGGTCAGAGGTCGAGGATTAGTTGGTCGATAGTGGGTCGGCAGTTGATACATGGGGCAAGATCGCCATGGAGCTCATAGGTCGAGATGGGAATTGAACGAGCGTGAGGATCTATACGGAGAAATCGGGCACCTCAGAATATTTTGTTATAGTCACTGACGTGACATATGATCAGGAGTAAGAATCGGTCAAAGATCCTTAAAGAAGAAGCTTGAGATGCGGTATCTCTTGGATCGGTGCCTGAAGTCCGAGAGTCATCTCCGGACTAAAAGCTAACTCAGCGAGGGTTTCTACTTTATGTGTTTCTTTTATCTTGTTGTGATTTCCATGGGAGAATGAGATGATAGGGAGAGGGGTAATTAATACTTCTGTCAGGTTCAAACAACCCAGGGCAATTCTTGTAGCATATACACAGTGGATGATGCATGATCGGGAATCAATGAGATATATGGGATGGCGTGGCCGATGAAGAACTTTTGGCACTGATAGTGggtcaattaaattgataaagtACTAGGTCTCCGGTCTCTTCTTATCTTCAGCCCAGATGAAATTTTTTCCAACACATGTCTTTCAAGCCTGGGCTGTGGCTCAGGCGAAGGAAGTACTGTAGACAAAAAGGATTGAAGATATAGGGACTTGATGCCTGAGGCTTGCACATCTCGTGCATGACACTTAGCCGTTGCTGAAAAAGATGGTTGGATCCGAATTTATGCATATAAGAACTAGGCGCTGAAGAATCCAAAGCAAGTTCCCTTGAAGAGGATGATGCTCGAGGCTTTGCTGGCCGGTCCTTGGGAGGGAAACTTTAACTTCATCGATGATCCGGGTGAGCGTAGGGAGCTCTTCCCCTCGATCCTTCTCCTTTAGTCGAAGTAATcatgaatgaaaatattttaattaggttggcacaTGGTTCGAACTTGAGGCTTGATGTATGGACCGGATGTTTATGTGCTTGAGTATTATGATGTGTCGCTCGTTTATGCAATGGAGCAACGATAGCCCACAGAGGAGGGATCGACTATAGCAAGCATCTAGAGACTTTGAAGCCTCTTGCAAGTGGCTGCAGTTTCGACTGAAGCCAGATATAGGAGCCAGTTCACGAGGTCATAGTCGGCCTCAACATCGTCAAAGGTACGCACAAGCACGCAAGAAGCCTTCGATCATGCAGATCCGGTGCGATCCGACATTGATAAGGGTGCATTATGCATGCGTGTAGGGAGTACGGGGGCTATTTAGGACCTCGGCATCAATGGGAGATGGACGCATAAATGGAGGAGAATTTTAGAACTGCCTTCAGAAAGCCCTACCCGAAGACAATGGAGAGTTGGGGAGGTGAGGCCCGGCTTATCCCGGAGACTGGTTCAGTCCACCCCATGGGGTCCAAGATGATGAGAGTCGACCTCCTCAGATGATAAGTTGTAATATTAAATGACTTGGAGATCGATTAGGAGTAAAGATCGACTCAAGACTttcaaggaagatgtcaaaaTTAGGGTTTCCCAAGGCTCCATGCCCGATGGTCGGGTGTCACCTCGAGATTGGCCGAAGCGAGGATTAGCCGTTCGAGCCCTGATCGTTGGCTTGAAAAGGATTTGCTAGCCGATGATGGATCAGCAAGAAATCAGAGTCAATGGTTGAGGTAGGGATCAACTCTGCCCTAACATCGACAGGGATGTGCTTTGGCCTAGGTATAATACCCCTCAACATATGTCCCCCGACTTCAGGGTGTTCAGGGGAAGAGAGTAATCCCGCATGTACTGGCCGAAAATGTAAAGTGCTTCCTTGTTAGTGGATCGTGCGTGCGACTGTCGAAGCACGTTCGCCCTTCTGTGTCTGCATTGAATGCATGTCGCTTCGAAGTCTGGGAGAGAGGCAAAGCGGCACGACCACCCCACTTACATCCACATTAAGTGCACGTCAGTAAGTGCGGTGCTCGCAACCAACCCCCAGTCGCCCCGTTACGCTGGTGGGGGGCCGAAGGGGTGGGCCGATGGGGGGTGCACGACTGGCAAGCCGATGGAGGTGGGGGGTGGGGGGcagagagaaaaaaatgaaaaaaattaaaaataataataatatattattttttattatgtctGCATCGGATTTTGCCACGTCAGTATCGGATTTTGTCACATCAGATTTTTGATGAGAGAAAATAGGCAGAATCCACCCTGAAGATAACATTAaaaagattcagataattaaaaaatttaaatttataattttataatttaaagatcagttaaaaatatttaatttaatttaaaaactatgaaaataatttatcctaacaaaaaaaaaaataccatcctTTTCATCAAATTCAGCGGGCATGTTTTGGGGGCTTGATAAGAAACGCCACAAAGCAGCAACCCGCAGCTTCAACCCCTGTCGCAAACACTGTTCCTCTCAAGATGAGTAACTTCTGCAGCCGCCTGGGGCGGCGAGGCCTCGCGTGCATCGCCGCCGCTCGCCGGCCACCCTGCAATGCGCCCTCGTCCGCCGTCGATCCTTCCTCCGCCCCACTGCCGGCCGTGGACCCCCTTCCCTCTGTTCCCGAGCGCCACGTGGACTCCATCGCCGCCTCTGTCCTCCGCTCCCAATGGACCTCCCTCGACCACCTCCTCCCCACCCTCTCCCCTCCCCTCGTCTCCGCCGTCCTCCTCCACCTCCGCTGCTCCCCAGACCTCATCCCCCCTTTCCTCCACCGCCTCGGCCTCCACCGCCTCGACCTCCGCTCCCTTTCCATCGCTGCTTCCCTCCTCTGCTCCCTCCGGCCGCCTAGCCCCGCCATAAACCTCCTCAAAGAGGCCATCTCCACCGGCCACTTCGACTCCTCCCAGAAGTTCTTCAACGCTCTTTCGGCCGCCGGCGAAGAACTCAAGCCATCCAATCCCCAACTGGCGTTCGATCTCCTCCTCAGGGCCTATCTCGATTCGGGTAAGATCCAGGAAGCCCTAGACGTGTTTTATTTGATGAAAGATGCTAACTTTCTTCCAAAGATCGAATCTTGCAACTGTTTATTGAGTGCCTTCTTGAAATCACACCAAACGGAGAAAGCTTGGGTTTTGTTTGCTGAAATGTTTCGGATGAGGATCCCATCGTCAGTTGTGACATTCAATATCATGATCAATGTGTTGTGTAAGGAAGGGAAACTCAAAAAGGCGAAAGCTTTCATCCAGGTCATGGAGAGTTCCGGTGTTCAGCCGACCGTTGTCACGTACAATACAATTATTCAGGGGCATTGCTCGAGGGGCAAGGTCCAAATGGGCCTCGAGATGTTGGGTGTAATGAAGAAGAAAGGTATCAAACCTGACGCATACACTTATGGCACTCTCATATCGGGGATGTGCAAAGAAGGGAGGGTCGACGATGCTTCGGTGATGTTCGACGAAATGTTGGAGAGAGGTTTGGTTCCAAGTGCTGTCAATTACAATACTTTGATTGATGGGTACTGTAACAAGGGGAAATTAGATGTTGCTTTTCAATACAGGGATGAGATGTTGAGGAAAGGGATCGAGCCAACTCTTTGCACCTATAATTTGCTTGTGCATGCATTGTTCATGGAGGGGAGGAATGAGGAAGCTAATGCATTGATTAAGGAGATGGAGGTGAAGAGAATGGTGCCCGATGCAATAACATATAACATTTTAATAAATGGGTATTGCAAGGAAGGGAATATAAATAAGGCATTTGATC
This genomic window from Elaeis guineensis isolate ETL-2024a chromosome 13, EG11, whole genome shotgun sequence contains:
- the LOC105056471 gene encoding uncharacterized protein codes for the protein MSNFCSRLGRRGLACIAAARRPPCNAPSSAVDPSSAPLPAVDPLPSVPERHVDSIAASVLRSQWTSLDHLLPTLSPPLVSAVLLHLRCSPDLIPPFLHRLGLHRLDLRSLSIAASLLCSLRPPSPAINLLKEAISTGHFDSSQKFFNALSAAGEELKPSNPQLAFDLLLRAYLDSGKIQEALDVFYLMKDANFLPKIESCNCLLSAFLKSHQTEKAWVLFAEMFRMRIPSSVVTFNIMINVLCKEGKLKKAKAFIQVMESSGVQPTVVTYNTIIQGHCSRGKVQMGLEMLGVMKKKGIKPDAYTYGTLISGMCKEGRVDDASVMFDEMLERGLVPSAVNYNTLIDGYCNKGKLDVAFQYRDEMLRKGIEPTLCTYNLLVHALFMEGRNEEANALIKEMEVKRMVPDAITYNILINGYCKEGNINKAFDLFEEMLRKGVQPTMVTYTSLIYVLCKRSRVTEADRMFKEVTEKGLYPDLVMCNALIDGHCANGNMGRAFELLKEMESKRLAPDEVTYNTLMRGLCLLGEVEEARKLIDEMNRRGVKPDLISYNTLISGYSRRGDVKDAFKVRDEMLSKGFNPTLLTYNALIQGLCKNGEGGHAEGLLKEMVSKGITPDDSTYISLIEGLSNGEDDVKNENV